The following proteins come from a genomic window of bacterium:
- a CDS encoding cupin domain-containing protein, with product MNWSISRRTFLAGSAAVGLGAVQGNMPSLCHAEDAAFNNNPLFGRNDPSKYMSAQFPHGGAGTVSYMELTPRDKFKTQFLFLHRGVLMPKSGLGEHVHRRMEEMYIILDGCAQYTVNGRTAAIPAPGMAPCQMGSSHGIYNHTDKPVEFMNIGVSYENRTYDALDFAKQNDLADAIVESPPPFIWTVLDKRLLDRVPSFYNGKGDMYRRVVMPTECFRTKWGFVNHYLLPPGNSVGYHRHEVMEEVYYILSGEGRMTVDDATYNVKAGDAATCLLHGAHGLYNNSGKDMELLSIAVPLEKGKYDGTPLGDDLTKR from the coding sequence ATGAATTGGAGTATTTCGAGACGGACATTTCTCGCGGGTTCGGCTGCGGTCGGCCTGGGCGCTGTTCAGGGAAACATGCCATCTCTTTGTCACGCGGAGGATGCGGCATTCAACAACAATCCCCTTTTCGGCCGTAACGATCCCTCAAAATACATGTCGGCACAATTCCCCCATGGCGGCGCCGGAACGGTCAGTTATATGGAGCTGACACCCCGTGACAAGTTCAAGACGCAGTTCCTGTTCCTGCACCGCGGCGTCCTCATGCCCAAAAGCGGGCTCGGCGAACACGTGCACCGTAGAATGGAGGAGATGTACATTATCCTGGATGGCTGCGCACAATACACGGTCAACGGCAGAACCGCCGCGATTCCCGCACCGGGGATGGCGCCCTGCCAGATGGGATCGTCACACGGCATCTATAACCACACCGACAAACCGGTGGAGTTCATGAATATCGGCGTCAGTTATGAAAACCGTACCTACGATGCCCTCGATTTTGCCAAGCAGAACGATCTCGCCGATGCAATCGTGGAATCGCCGCCGCCGTTCATCTGGACTGTGCTCGACAAGCGGCTTCTCGACCGGGTTCCAAGCTTCTACAACGGCAAAGGGGATATGTACCGGCGGGTTGTCATGCCGACCGAATGCTTCAGAACAAAATGGGGATTTGTCAACCACTACCTCCTCCCGCCGGGAAACTCGGTCGGATATCACCGCCACGAGGTCATGGAAGAGGTCTATTACATCCTGTCGGGCGAGGGACGGATGACTGTCGACGATGCCACATACAATGTCAAAGCCGGGGATGCCGCAACATGTCTCCTCCATGGGGCTCATGGTCTTTATAACAATTCCGGTAAAGACATGGAACTTCTCAGTATTGCGGTGCCGCTGGAAAAAGGGAAATATGACGGAACCCCGCTCGGTGATGATCTCACAAAACGGTAA
- a CDS encoding DUF362 domain-containing protein yields MVSRRDFLKTASAVSGLGLTGTLYALDSRYQDSSGFFGVHPFIESHPEAVFIMKTTVDTKTNSDAKRLAGVDFGRSVLIPKSESDGGIPLTYNIPIKPNLTCRGKWMKGYTTEGTMGVVTDSFFVEGIIESMKELGFSGSQFFIREVNCFEDFAEGGYIDLGKRTGAEVRDLEAKVGEISANNLQWMDVPEGVWFTRIPYLWPINAPDSFLINVAKFKAHGMGLTLCAKNLQGTIAHNYQEHCTSFGSSMDMSSSHRNPNAQTDIRNNYNRHVADGIPRWDKPGNSTNAGLGMETWASRCLDNNSVTKPGIHIIEGIYGRDGNFVEGPNPQGLATDYMTNIVIFGKNPFYTDIIGHWLGGHEPGNFGLFHMAIERGLAEVLDPMRIPVYEWTPDGSAKLTPLTDFERTPLLTYYIQRDYNGQTEPQWHLVNEPYDYGTITDVKTPGKPEVFILGQNYPNPFNPNTSIEFVLPSNGYARLEIYNTSGQLVDVLANGYYQAGSHMSVWNTGNYSSGTYFYRLLFGGFSETKRMVLLK; encoded by the coding sequence ATGGTCAGCCGCAGAGATTTTCTTAAAACAGCTTCAGCAGTGAGCGGTCTTGGATTAACCGGTACTCTCTATGCTCTCGATTCACGGTATCAGGATTCGAGCGGTTTTTTCGGGGTTCATCCCTTCATTGAATCTCATCCGGAAGCGGTGTTCATCATGAAGACCACTGTCGATACCAAAACAAACTCGGATGCAAAACGTCTTGCCGGTGTCGATTTCGGAAGGAGTGTGTTAATCCCTAAAAGCGAAAGTGACGGCGGAATCCCTCTGACATACAATATTCCCATAAAGCCCAATCTCACCTGCAGAGGCAAGTGGATGAAAGGCTACACGACCGAAGGAACAATGGGCGTTGTGACCGACTCCTTTTTTGTCGAGGGTATTATCGAGAGCATGAAGGAGCTCGGCTTTTCGGGTAGTCAGTTTTTTATCCGGGAAGTCAACTGTTTCGAGGATTTTGCCGAAGGCGGCTACATCGATCTGGGCAAACGCACGGGCGCAGAAGTAAGGGACCTTGAGGCAAAAGTCGGCGAAATCAGCGCCAACAACCTCCAGTGGATGGATGTTCCGGAAGGGGTTTGGTTCACGAGGATACCCTATCTCTGGCCGATCAACGCTCCCGATTCGTTCCTCATCAACGTCGCGAAATTCAAGGCGCATGGCATGGGTCTTACCCTGTGCGCTAAAAATCTCCAGGGAACCATTGCTCACAATTACCAGGAGCACTGCACATCATTCGGTTCCAGCATGGACATGAGCAGCAGCCACAGGAATCCAAACGCGCAGACCGACATCAGAAACAATTATAACCGTCATGTCGCGGACGGTATTCCGCGGTGGGACAAGCCGGGGAACTCCACAAACGCCGGCCTCGGGATGGAGACATGGGCGAGCCGCTGTCTCGACAACAATTCGGTCACCAAACCGGGCATCCATATCATCGAGGGTATTTACGGCCGTGACGGTAACTTCGTGGAAGGCCCGAATCCCCAGGGGCTGGCAACCGATTACATGACCAACATCGTCATTTTCGGTAAAAATCCCTTTTACACGGATATTATCGGCCACTGGCTCGGAGGACATGAACCGGGCAATTTCGGCCTCTTCCACATGGCGATCGAACGCGGTCTTGCCGAGGTGCTCGATCCGATGCGGATTCCCGTCTATGAGTGGACTCCGGACGGCTCGGCAAAACTCACTCCGCTGACCGACTTCGAGCGTACCCCGCTCCTTACATATTATATTCAGCGCGATTACAACGGCCAGACCGAACCCCAGTGGCACCTTGTCAACGAGCCGTACGATTATGGCACGATAACGGATGTAAAAACCCCCGGAAAACCCGAAGTGTTCATTCTCGGCCAGAACTATCCGAACCCGTTCAATCCGAACACATCCATCGAGTTTGTTCTGCCCTCAAACGGATATGCCCGTCTCGAGATTTACAATACTTCAGGGCAGCTTGTGGATGTTCTCGCGAACGGTTACTATCAAGCCGGCTCGCACATGTCGGTCTGGAATACAGGCAACTACTCGTCGGGAACCTATTTTTACCGGCTGCTTTTCGGGGGATTTTCCGAAACGAAGCGGATGGTGCTGTTGAAGTAA
- a CDS encoding glycosyltransferase family 9 protein, producing the protein MQSLKLYLQSIDKPKFLIIRLKPIGDTVLLSPVFRNIKRLYPDAIIDIIIYPDVYDIIKNDPNLHKIIVLKRTFFDKMFFYTKSFFSRYNVIIDYINNPTSFMIALSTRSKVRIGNNKKRNFFYDYRLQDKSATYSAIRCLKKLDIIGLDSFDDYFPEITISNDDLKAADTFYTSIDNRRKYIGIFASAKYPSKKYPAHFFSELASLLAESTSYNILFLFGKGDYPTYYSVKNCTQYVNRIFYREPTTRLGELGALLSGISFLITGDTGPKHIATALNIPTLTVFGASDEKKWNPPDLRRFPVIRKKLSCAPCNKNHCPYATTSCMNELLPHEIFKACMSSLSELDLL; encoded by the coding sequence ATGCAATCACTGAAGTTATATCTGCAATCGATCGATAAACCGAAGTTCCTGATAATCCGTCTGAAACCGATAGGCGATACTGTCCTGTTGTCACCCGTTTTCAGAAACATCAAGCGGTTATATCCGGATGCGATAATTGATATCATAATATATCCCGATGTATACGACATCATTAAAAACGATCCGAATTTACATAAAATAATTGTTTTAAAAAGAACTTTCTTCGACAAGATGTTTTTTTATACCAAATCCTTTTTCTCAAGATATAATGTCATTATCGATTACATCAACAATCCGACTTCATTCATGATTGCATTATCGACACGGTCCAAAGTAAGAATTGGAAACAACAAGAAGAGAAACTTCTTCTACGATTACCGTCTTCAGGATAAGAGCGCAACATACAGCGCCATACGATGCCTTAAGAAACTCGATATTATCGGGCTTGACTCGTTCGATGATTATTTCCCGGAAATTACGATTTCAAACGATGATCTGAAAGCAGCCGATACGTTTTATACCTCAATCGATAATCGTCGAAAATATATCGGAATATTCGCGTCCGCAAAATATCCTTCAAAAAAATATCCGGCTCACTTTTTTTCGGAGCTCGCCAGTTTGCTTGCGGAGTCAACATCATATAATATCCTGTTTCTGTTCGGAAAAGGTGATTACCCGACATATTATTCAGTTAAAAACTGTACTCAGTATGTCAACAGAATATTTTACCGTGAGCCGACCACCCGTCTGGGTGAACTGGGCGCGCTGCTGTCCGGAATTTCTTTTCTCATAACCGGGGATACCGGTCCCAAACATATTGCCACCGCACTGAATATTCCCACACTCACCGTGTTCGGCGCATCGGATGAAAAAAAATGGAATCCTCCCGATCTTCGTCGTTTTCCGGTAATCCGAAAGAAACTGTCATGCGCTCCCTGTAATAAAAATCATTGCCCTTATGCGACAACCTCCTGTATGAACGAACTATTGCCCCACGAAATATTCAAGGCATGCATGTCTTCGCTGTCGGAGCTCGATCTGCTGTGA
- a CDS encoding DUF362 domain-containing protein, whose product MFSRRDFIKTASAVGGIGLTGTVSTLAKRSQDSAGFFGLHPFVENHPEAVFIMRTDVDVKTNSEAKLKVGLDFGRSVIVPKAEEDGGIPLTHKIAIKPNLTCSSTSNKNYTLEYGMGIITDPYFVEGVIESMKELGFSGSQFYMREANCPEDFGPRGFTAMAERTGADLLGGVSSSSSADYLQWVDTPEGMAFRKIPYIWPINAPDTWLLNISKFKSHGMGLTLAAKNNQGSIALGYCGFCGAMSGLLQLTHKNPNAKSDITASFERHLADGIPRWDRPGTTWNSGLGMEVWVQRTVDNHSVTNTGLCIIEGIYGRDGNGFLLGPNPEGNENNPNGEAWDYMTNVIIFGKNPFYTDIIGHWLGGHEAGNMGLFHIAMERGLSETINPHAIPVYEWKNGEAVLTPLTDFERTPLKTYYLPRDYNGQDEPYYHLLNEPYDYGTITSVKEQTKPEAFVLSQNYPNPFNPNTSIEFSLPTYGYTRLEIYSASGQLVDVLVDGYRSAGSHMAVWNTSRRASGTYLYRLTFGGFSETKRMVLLK is encoded by the coding sequence ATGTTCAGTCGCAGAGATTTTATTAAAACAGCCTCGGCAGTCGGAGGAATTGGTCTTACCGGAACTGTCAGCACACTCGCAAAACGCTCTCAGGATTCAGCGGGTTTCTTCGGATTGCACCCTTTCGTCGAAAACCATCCTGAAGCGGTGTTCATTATGCGGACAGATGTGGATGTAAAGACCAACTCTGAAGCAAAACTGAAAGTCGGTCTTGATTTCGGCCGAAGCGTTATCGTTCCGAAGGCGGAAGAGGACGGCGGGATTCCGCTGACCCATAAAATAGCAATCAAGCCAAACCTGACATGCAGTTCCACCTCCAACAAGAATTATACGCTTGAATACGGAATGGGAATTATTACCGACCCCTATTTTGTCGAAGGTGTCATCGAGAGCATGAAAGAACTCGGTTTCTCGGGAAGCCAGTTTTACATGCGCGAGGCAAACTGCCCAGAAGATTTCGGGCCCCGGGGCTTCACGGCGATGGCAGAACGCACCGGCGCCGATCTTCTGGGAGGCGTGAGTTCATCGAGTTCGGCCGATTACCTTCAGTGGGTCGATACTCCCGAAGGTATGGCTTTCAGGAAAATACCCTATATCTGGCCGATAAACGCGCCCGACACATGGCTCCTCAATATCTCAAAATTCAAATCCCACGGCATGGGGCTGACTCTCGCCGCCAAGAACAATCAGGGAAGTATTGCACTCGGGTACTGCGGGTTCTGCGGTGCCATGAGCGGGCTTTTGCAACTGACCCACAAAAACCCGAATGCCAAGTCCGACATCACCGCAAGCTTCGAACGTCACCTTGCGGACGGCATCCCGCGCTGGGACAGACCGGGTACGACATGGAACAGCGGTCTCGGCATGGAAGTATGGGTTCAGCGTACGGTCGACAACCATTCGGTGACCAATACGGGATTGTGCATTATCGAGGGTATCTATGGCCGCGACGGCAACGGATTCCTGCTCGGCCCGAATCCGGAGGGGAACGAAAACAATCCAAACGGCGAGGCATGGGATTATATGACCAACGTCATCATTTTCGGAAAAAATCCCTTTTACACGGATATCATCGGCCACTGGCTCGGAGGTCACGAAGCCGGAAATATGGGACTTTTCCACATAGCCATGGAGCGCGGCCTTTCCGAAACGATCAATCCCCATGCCATCCCGGTCTATGAGTGGAAAAACGGGGAAGCGGTACTGACACCTCTGACCGATTTCGAACGGACGCCACTTAAAACGTACTACCTCCCGAGGGATTACAACGGCCAGGACGAACCGTACTATCATTTACTGAACGAGCCCTATGATTACGGCACGATTACAAGTGTCAAGGAGCAGACAAAACCCGAGGCGTTCGTTCTCAGCCAGAATTACCCGAATCCGTTCAATCCGAATACATCGATCGAGTTCTCGCTTCCGACCTACGGATACACCCGTCTCGAAATCTACAGCGCTTCGGGACAGCTCGTGGATGTGCTTGTGGACGGTTACCGTTCCGCCGGTTCGCACATGGCGGTGTGGAATACCTCCAGGCGGGCATCGGGAACATATTTATACCGTCTCACGTTCGGTGGCTTCTCCGAAACGAAGCGGATGGTATTGCTGAAGTAG
- a CDS encoding T9SS type A sorting domain-containing protein has protein sequence MKSVAQWVVLLFMGACFTGYSGAQTWTSYTAANSGLAANEVRAIGIDATNARWFGTVNGLCRFDGLTWTTYTVDLKLAHNTVNVIADEVTSHGPEIWVGTNGGVSVMGVEKPDAITVATPYTPENTGLASLTVYSAAVDTGHVKWFGTDKGVSTFSGQEWATHTVEDMLSNNTVLSIAAAEDGWIYLGTKGGGVSRVDGITAASPYDIAWSGIPSDTVYVAYIAMNGDQWFGTDKGVSRHQGHETKKDWTTYSTEDGLADNVVKAISQDRDGVMWFGTINGVSRFDGTSWKTYTVADGLASNKVNAIALDPDGALWFATDGGVSRFGGTISAVDTPDELPTLITITGVYPNPFNPSTTIGFTLPAQGYVTVDIRNLAGQKVRTLVAQSMNAGAHSTVWDGKDESGAVSASGVYIVSIKAGAITASQRMTLVR, from the coding sequence ATGAAGTCAGTAGCACAATGGGTGGTTCTGCTTTTTATGGGGGCTTGTTTTACCGGGTATTCCGGCGCACAGACATGGACATCGTACACAGCCGCCAACAGCGGCCTCGCCGCTAACGAGGTCCGGGCTATAGGCATCGATGCCACCAATGCCCGGTGGTTCGGCACCGTGAACGGTCTTTGCCGTTTCGACGGTTTAACATGGACGACATATACGGTCGATTTAAAGCTGGCCCATAACACCGTCAACGTAATCGCCGACGAGGTAACCTCGCACGGCCCCGAAATCTGGGTCGGAACCAACGGCGGCGTTTCGGTCATGGGTGTGGAGAAACCTGACGCCATAACTGTCGCGACACCCTATACCCCTGAGAACACGGGGCTTGCATCGCTGACAGTCTACTCGGCCGCTGTCGATACCGGCCACGTGAAATGGTTCGGCACCGACAAGGGCGTATCCACGTTCTCCGGCCAGGAATGGGCGACCCACACGGTCGAGGACATGCTCTCGAACAACACCGTCCTCTCCATAGCCGCTGCCGAGGACGGCTGGATATATCTCGGAACCAAGGGCGGCGGCGTGTCGCGCGTGGATGGTATCACCGCAGCATCGCCGTACGATATCGCCTGGAGCGGAATACCGTCCGACACAGTCTATGTCGCATACATCGCGATGAACGGCGACCAGTGGTTCGGCACCGACAAGGGCGTGTCGCGTCACCAGGGGCATGAGACAAAGAAGGACTGGACGACCTATTCCACCGAAGACGGCCTCGCCGACAATGTCGTCAAAGCCATCTCACAGGACAGGGACGGCGTCATGTGGTTCGGCACGATCAACGGAGTATCGCGGTTTGACGGCACGAGCTGGAAAACCTACACAGTCGCGGACGGCCTCGCATCGAACAAAGTGAACGCCATCGCGCTCGATCCTGACGGCGCCCTCTGGTTCGCTACGGATGGCGGCGTGTCGCGGTTCGGCGGCACCATATCGGCGGTCGATACACCGGATGAGCTTCCCACGCTCATCACCATCACCGGCGTGTATCCGAACCCGTTCAATCCCTCGACGACCATCGGCTTCACCCTGCCAGCACAGGGATATGTGACTGTCGACATCCGCAATCTCGCAGGCCAGAAAGTCCGGACGCTCGTCGCTCAAAGCATGAACGCCGGCGCGCACTCCACGGTCTGGGACGGGAAAGACGAAAGTGGCGCTGTGTCGGCTTCCGGTGTGTATATCGTCAGCATAAAGGCAGGAGCGATCACCGCATCGCAGCGTATGACACTCGTGCGGTAA